GTCCCTGCGAATTGCAGTACAGACCACGAAATGAGTGCCGGAGGCCCAGGCGCTGTCGCCCACCCAGGACGAGCCCGTATAGATGTTCGGGTCGTAGCCGTAGTCGTCGGGCGGCACCTCCTGACGGCAGACCGTGGTGGCCTGTCGCCTGGCCCGGGCGAGGGTCGTGTCCGGGCTCATCCGGTGGAAATCGAGCACCTGCTCCTGGTGCGGGCCCCGGCACGAGACGAGTTCGGCGATGTTGTCGTTGACACGGTCCAGGCAGTCCCCCTTCTGCATGGTGGCCGTGTCGCTGAACCGCATCCCGACGGGACGACGGTTTCCGATCGGCCCGAACAGCGGCTTGCCGCGCGCGTCGAGCAGCAGACAGGCGACACGGTGCCCGGCCCTCTCGAAGCCGTCGGCGGTAGGCACGGCGGCGTACGAGCGGACGTCCGCGAGCTTCTTCCGGGTCTCCTCGGTGCGCCGCTCGCACCGGGTGGCGCCGGCCGAGCGGGCGTCCTGGGCGGACGCCGTCCCGAACACGGCCATCACCTGCCCGTACGGCTCCTCGCTGAGGCACTTCACGACCCGGAGCTCCGGATCCCCGACGAAGGGGGCGCCGGTCCACCGGGTCGCGACGCAGTCCCCGTCGGCGAGCGGCCGGGACAGCCCGACGGCGTCCCCGTACGGTTTGGCGTCACCGTCCCCCGGCAGGTTAGCCATGGCGAACCAGGCTCCGCCGACCGCGAGGGCCAGCCCCAGCGCGGTCGCCAGTACGGCCGTCCGGGCACGGTTGCGTGGCCGGCGGCGCCGCCCGGGGGCCGCCGGGGGAGGGCCGAAGCCCCGCACACCGGACCACGGGCCAGGAGCCTGCCCCGAAGGCGGTCCGGACGGCGCGTACCACTGCGGGGCGCCTCCGTGGCTTTGCGGGGGCACGGCCGCGGGCGGAGTGCGGGGCGCGGCCGTACGGGTGATCCCGCCCGCCCACGGAGGCTCCGAGGCCGGGTCGAGCCGGGTCCGGGGATGCGGTTGGGGCGTCAGGATCAGGGACAGCGCGGCCTCGGTCCCCTCGGCGGTGATCCGGCGGACCGGGTCCTTGGTGAGCAGCGCGGACAGCAGCGGTTCCAGGGCGCCCGCGTGCAGCACGGGCCGCGGCTCCTCCATGACGGCGGCGGTCAGCGCCGCGAGGCCCGACTCACGGTCGAAGGGCCCGTACCCCTCGACCGCGTAGTAGAGCGTGCAGCCCAGCGAGAACAGGTCCGCGGCGGCGGTGGGCGGCCCGCCCTGGGCCCGCTCCGGCGCCAGATAACCGGCGGTGCCCACCAGGGCGGAGGTCAGCGTGTACCGGGTCTCGTCGCCGTCGGGCCGCACGGAGATGCCGTAGTCGGTGAGCAGGACGCGGGCGTACGGCGATCCCGTGCGGTCCGGGGCCAGCAGGATGTTGGCCGGCTTCACGTCCCGGTGCATGACCCCGCGCTCGTGCCCGGCGGTCAGCGCGTCCAGCACCGCGAGCCCGATGCGGGCGCACTCGGCGGGGGCCACGGCCCCGCGCTGCGCGACCAGGGCGCTCAGGTCCAGCGCCCCGGCCACGTACTCCATCACGATCCAGGGCAGGCCCTCGTGCTCCAGGACGTCGTGCACGGTCACCACGTGCGGGTGGCCGCGCAGCCCCGCCGCGTGCCGGGCCTCGGCGCGGGCCCGGGCCACCCGGGCCGAGCGGTCGTGGTCCGCCTCGCCCGGGTCGCGGAACACGATCTCCTTGAGCGCGACCTCACAGGCCAGCCGCTGGTCGTACGCGAGCCAGACGTGGCCCATGCCGCCACTGCCGAGCCGGTTCAGCAGGAGGTAGCGGTCGGCGATGACCCGGCCGACTCCCGACTGCGGTGTTCCTGATGCCATCCGGTCACTCCCGGGGTTCCGCTCCTGGTGGGCCTACGCCGGGCTCTCGGCCGCGGTCGACGAGGCCGGTGGCCCGGCCGACGCGGACTCGGCCAGGGTGGGCGTGGTGGCGGTGGTCGAGGAGGCGGTCCCGCCACCGGACGCCGTCGACCCCGTGCCCGACGAGGTCCCGCCGCCGGGCGTGGACGACGTCCTGTCCGACGGGGTCCCCTTGCCCGGAGCCGACCCGGTCGCCCTGCCGGACGCCTTCCCGGACGGCGATGCCGACGGTCCCGACGTCGTGCCGGAACCCGACCCGGAATCCGTCGCCGACCCGGAATCCGTGGGTGACCCGGAATCGGTGGCCGACCCGGAGTCCGTGGGCGAACCCGAGTCCGTGGGCGCGCCGGAGTCGGCGTCCACGTTCAGCGTCACGGCCTCGCCGAACGCCAGCGGCGTCCCGGGCCCGGGCGTGGAGCCGGTCACCGTCGCGTCACCCGGTGGCGGACCGTCCTCGGCGTACGCCACGGCCAGGCCCAGCCGGGCCAGCGCCCGATCGGCCCGGTCGAAGGTCATCCCCGCCAGAGTCGGCACCGCGTGCTGCTTCGTCGCGTCGAACGTGCTGTCCTCTTCCCCCGTGGTGCCGACGGGCCGGTCGATGGCCGTGTCGGGATCGTCCACGTCGAGGAGCGCGATCCGCCGCAGAGGCCGCGACGCGGGCCCGACCGTGATCACGTCGGACTTCTCGTAGCCCGCCCATTTCCTGTTGCCGTCCTCGAACGTGACCGAGATCTTCTCGGGATCCTTGTCGAAGGACTTCAGCGGATTTCCGCAGGAGCACTTCACGGCGGGAAGTCCCCGCTCGTTCACGAGAACCGCGACCCCTGCCGCGAGCAACGAGTCGTAGGGGACCGCTTTTCCCTTCTTGTAGTCGTGGTTCCTCACAAGAGTGTCGTGACGCAGCAGTACGGGTGTGAGGCCGTCGAGGTAACCCCCGATCCGCGCGGGCGGAATGCCCACGATCCGCGCCCATTCCCGGGCTTTCTGCCTGTTCTCGGGATCGGTGAGGAAATCCTTGAGCCGTTCGATGTCACAGACCCGCTGATTGCGCGTACCCCCGTACAGGCCAGGGGTGTTGCCCTGCTGCAGTCCGCTGTGCGCCTCCTCGGGAGCGAGTCCTCTGCGGTCCTTGCCCAGCGACCCGTCCTCTTCGAAGAAAGGTGCGAGTGACGGTATTCCGGCTGCGACCGCGCGCACCGCGAACAGACGTTGTTCGGTGCATCCGCCGAGGATCAGCACGGCGGCCAGTAGTACGGCGAGCCTGCGGACCACTGTTTTCATGGTCCTTTGCACACATGCGTGAATTGTCATGACCGCTCCCCCCGGTGGCGGTTCCCCCGAACCCCGCAGAACGGAAGCAGGGCCTCACACGCCATGCTACTGAAGAGCAAAGCCTTTCAGTCAAGGGGAATTGGCACAGTGCGCGAAGTGGCCGAAAGGGATTCAGTTACCGCGTGCGTTCAATGAGGCGAGATAGGCGTTGTACGCCTCAAGCTCCTTGTCGCCGTCACGGTCCGCGGCCCGGTCCGAACGCCGCGCCTGCCGCTGCTCGGAGCGGTACCACTGGAAGAGCAGAGCCAGCAGGACGAGCACGGACGGGATCTCGCTGAACGCCCAGGCGATGCCGCCCGCCGCGTTCTGGTCGGAGAGCGCGTCGATGCCCAGCGACGCCGCCGGATTCTTGTACGTCTCGACCATCGGCTCCGACGCCATCATCAACGCGATCCCGAAGAACGCGTGGAACGGCATACCGGCGAACAGCTCCAGCATCCGCATCAGATACCCGGGCCGGTGCGGACCGGGGTCGACGCCCATGATCGGCCAGAAGAACACCAGGCCGACGGCGAGGAAGTGGCACATCATCGCCACGTGCCCGGTCCTCGACTCCATCAGGAAGTCGAAGATCGGCGAGAAGTAGAGCGCGTACAGGCTGGCGATGAAGAGCGGGATCGTGAAGGCCGGATGCGTCACCACCCGCATGAACCTGCTGTGCAGCAGCATCAGCAACAGCTCGCGCGGCCCCTTGCGGCCACGGCCCGCGGTCGGCAGCGCGCGCAGGGCGAGCGTGATCGGCGCACCGAGCAGGATCAGGATCGGCGACAGCATGCTGATCACCATGTGCTGCACCATGTGCACGCTGAACATGACCATGCCGTAGTCGTTCAGCCCGGTGCACAGCACGAGCATGACGCTCAGGACACCGACGACGAACGCCACGGTCCGCCCGACCGGCCACGCGTCACCGCGCCGCACCAGCCGCGCCACGCCCCACCCGTACAGCGCGAGCCCCACGAGGCAGGCGACGAGGAAGAACGGGTCCGGGGACCATTCGAGCCCCCGCCCCAGCGTGAACGGCGGCAGATCCATGGACGTGCCGTGCCCGCTGTGATCCATCCGCCGGCTCCTGTTTCGTACGGGTTGCGCGCTGTCTGTCCCCCACAGACTAGAACCGCCCCCGGTCGTGCCTACGACCGGGGGCTGTCCCTACAGCACACACTCCGCTTCCGCGTACCGCTCGTCCGGCACGGTCTTCAGCGTCTCGACCGCCTCAGCGAGCGACACCATCACGATGTCCGTCCCCCGCAGAGCGGTCATCGTGCCGAACTCACCCCGGTGCACGGCCTCCACCGCGTGCCACCCGAACCGCGTGGCGAGCACCCGGTCGTACGCGGTCGGCGTCCCCCCGCGCTGCACATGTCCGAGGATCACGGGGCGGGCCTCCTTGCCGAGGCGCTCCTCCAGCTCGATGGAGAGCTGCCGGGCGATGCCCGCGAACCGCTCGTGGCCGTACATGTCCTTGCGGCCCTCGTCGTAACTCATCGTGCCCTCGCGGGGCTTCGCACCCTCCGCGGCGACGACGATGGCGAACTTCTTGCCCGCGGAGAAGCGTTCCCCGACCTTGGCGGCCAGCTCCGCGATGTCGAAGGGCCGCTCCGGCACGACGATCGCGTGGGCGCCCGCGGCCATGCCGGAGTGCAGCGCGATCCAGCCGGTGTTGCGGCCCATGACCTCGACGATCAGGACGCGCTGATGGGACTCGGCGGTGGTCTTCAGCCGGTCGAGGGCCTCGGTCGCGACCCCCACGGCCGTGTCGAAGCCGAAGGTGACGTCCGTGACGGCGATGTCGTTGTCGATGGTCTTCGGCACGCCCACGATCGGCAGACCGCTGTCCGACAGCAGGCGGGCGGCCTTGAGCGTGCCCTCGCCGCCGATCGGGATGATCGCGTCGAGCCCCAGCTCCTCGACATGGCCCCTGGCCCGCTCCACACCGTCGCGCAGATGCGCGGGCTGGACCCGGGAGGAGCCGAGGATCGTGCCGCCGCGAGCCAGGATGCCGCTCACCGCGTCGAGGTCGAGCTTGAGGTAGTCGCCTTCCAACAGGCCCTTCCAGCCGTCCCGGAAGCCGATGACCTCGTCGCCGTGGTCGACGACGGCGCGGTGTACGACGGACCGGATGACGGCGTTCAGACCGGGGCAGTCGCCCCCGGACGTGAGGACACCAATGCGCATAGTCCGGAATACCTTCTCAACGTGGGCCGTGAACCGGACCACGCTGTCCGGCAGGACGCCGCCACCCTACCGGCGGCAGGGGGCGGCTCCGCACTCTGCGTCCGCCTGCTGGACGTGCCCGCACAGGTGAGCGGGCACGTCGCCGGATGGGCTGTGCCTGCCTGCTCAGGCAGGCTGCTGAGCAGCCGCGATGCGCTCGGAGCGGAGCGCCTCGTACCACCGGTCGTCGATCGGCGGCAGCGCGTTCACATCGAGGGCCAGCTTGAGCAGCAGATCCGCGATCAGCGGGTTCCGGGCGAGCACGGGCCCGTGCATGTACGTCCCGAAGACCGTGTCGTTGTACGCGCCCTCCGTGCCGTCGCCCGTGCCGTTGCCCTTGCCGAGGCGCACGTTGGCGAAGGGGCGGGCGGTGGGGCCCAGGTGCGTGATGCCCTGGTGGTTCTCGAAGCCGGTCAGCGGCGGCAGCCCCAGCCGCGCGTCGATGTCGCCCAGCACGTCGCCGACGCACCGCTCGCCCTCGCCGCGGGTGGAGTGCACGTCGAGCAGACCGAGGCCCGGCTCGCGCTGTCCCAGGTCGTTGATGAACTCGTGGCCGAGGATCTGGTAGCCGGCGCACACCGAGAACACGATCGCGCCGTTGCCGACCGCGCGGTGCAGACCGCCGTCGCGGCGCAGCCGCTCGGCCGCGAGCCGCTGCGGCCGGTCCTCGCCGCCACCGATGAGGTAGATGTCGCCGGAGGTGGGGATCGGCTGGTCGCTGCGTACGTCGAGACGGGCCACGTCCAGACCGCGCTGGCGGGCCCGGCGCTCGACCACGAGCGCGTTGCCCTGGTCGCCGTACGTGCTCAGCAGGTCCGGGTAGATCCACACCAGCCGAAGGCTGTTGTCACTCATTCTCTTCGTCCTTCGGGGTTCAGTTGCCGACACGACGCCGCAGATCCTGGAAAGCGGTGTAGTTCGCGATGACCTCGATGCGGCCGGGCGGTGCCTGCTGCACGGCCTGGTCGAGGTTCTCGCAGACCTGGAACTGCTGGTTCGCGACCTCCAGACGAACGGCGAGGTCCAGCTTGCGGTCGCCGAGCACGAAGATCGGGTGGCCGGTGAGCCGGGTGTAGTCGACGTCCCACAGCCAGGAGGTGTCGGTGCCGTCGGCGCCGCGCGCGTTCACCGACAGGATCACCGGGGTCGGCGGCGGGTCGATCAGGGAAAACGTTTCGAGCCAGCCCGCCGGGTTCTTGGCGAGCAGCAGGCGCAGGTCGCGCTGCATGAACTGCACGACGTCGTAGCGTCCGGCCACGGCCTGCACCTGGTACATGCGCTCCAGGGCGACCTGCGGCGGTACGCCGAACACGGCGGCGACGGCGGCCGACGAGGCGGCGTTCGCCTTGTTGGCGCGGCCCGGCAGCTGGAGGTGGATCGGCCAGGCCGAGCCGTGCGGGTCGAGGACGTGGTCCCCGGACAGCGCCCAGCTGGGCGTCGGGCGGCGGAAACCGCAGTCGCCGCAGAACCAGTCGTCGCCGGGGCGCTGCATCACGCCGCCGCACGACGGGCAGGACCAGGCGTCGTCCTTCCACATCTGACCGGCGGCCACCCACACCACGTTCGGTGAGGAGGAGGCGGCCCAGACGACCAGCGGGTCGTCGGCGTTGGCGACCACGACGGCCTTGGAACCGGCCAGGCCCTCGCGCCAGTGCTCGGCCATCATGCGGGTCTCGGCCGCGCGGTCGAGCTGGTCGCGCGAGAGGTTGAGCAGGGCGATGCACTTGGGAGCCGTGTCCCGCGCCACCCCGGACAAGTACTTCTCGTCGACCTCGATGACCGCGAACCGCGAGTCGGAGCCGCCGGCCAGCGCCGAGGTGATACCCGCGGGCATGTTCGCGCCCAGCGCGTTCGAGACGACGGGCCCGGCGGCCCGCAGTGCCTCGGCGATCAGCCGCGTCGTGGTGGTCTTGCCGTTCGTGGCCGACACCAGGATGACGTCCAGGTGCTGGGCGAGCCGGGCCAGCAGGTCGGGGTCGAGTTTGAGTGCCACCCGGCCGCCGATCACCGATCCGCTGCCACGGCCGGCGGCACGTGATGCCGCCGCGACCGCTTTGCCCGCTGTCACGGCGAGCTTGGCCCGCGGTGACAGCGGGTCCGAGTTGCCTGCCATCAGTTCTCGATCCTCCTAGCGTACGGCGCCGCGCACTGCCCCCGGCAACGTCTGGCCCTCAGCCTATCGAGATCCACTCGCAGGCCCGAACCGCGGCACCACTCCGGCGGGGACGCGGCCTTGAGGACCGTACCCTTGCCGCCATGCGACACGGTTCGATCCCCGGCGCCCGAGGGCGCGTCCTACCTCTGTCTTTGCTCGGCGACCCCGTGTTGCGCACACGGTGTGAAGAAGTGACGGAGTTCGGTCCCCAACTCGCCCGGCTGGTCGAGAACATGTTCGCGACGATGTACGCGGCGCAGGGGGTCGGGCTGGCCGCCAACCAGGTCGGTGAGTCGTCGCGGGTCTTCGTATACGACTGTCCCGACGACGACGAGGTGCGGCATGTGGGGCATGTGGTGAACCCGCGGCTGGTCGAGGCGGACGGGGTCGTGCTGCGGGGACCCGAGGGGTGCCTTTCGCTGCCGGGGCTTGAGGCGGGCACGGAGCGGTATGACCACGCGGTGGTGGAGGGGGTGTCCCTCGACGGGGCGCCGGTGCGGGTGCATGGGAGCGGGTGGTTCGCGCGGTGCCTTCAGCACGAGTGCGATCACCTTGACGGTGGGTTGTACGTGGACCGGGTCGCGGGGTGGCGTCGGCGGAAGGTGCTTTGGCAGGCGAAGCGTTCCGCGTGGGGTGGTTGAGGTGGTCAGCCCGCTGTGTGGCGGTGGGGGCCGGTTGCGCCGTTCCCCGGGCCCCTGACGGCGAAAAGCATCAAAGATTGCGCCGTTCCCCGCGCCCCTAAAGGCGAAAAGCATCAAAGATTGCGCCGTTCCCCGCGCCCCTAAAGGCGCAAAGACTGCGCCGTTCCCCGCGCCCCCAGGGGGGGGCTGACCCCGGCCCGGATATGAGTGCTGGTCAGAAGCCTGGGCCGCCTGCTTTGTCGCCTGCTGCTGCCAGGCGGCCCCAGAGGAGGTCGGCCAGGGCCTGGACCAAATCGGCGCGGGCGCAGGGGCGTTCGCCGAGCCACCAGTCACCGGCGGCGTGCATCATGCCGACGATGCCGTGACCCCAGACGCGCGCCAACTGCTGGCTGTTCGGGCCGAGATCGACGCGCTCCTCGATGACGTCGGCCAACTCCTCGCCCATGCGGCGCAGGAGGGGGAACGAGTACGCCCCCATGTCGAACCCCTGGTCGTTCTGCGGGCCGCCTTCCGACGGGTGCATCAGGAAGCGGTACACCTGCGGGCGGGCCTCGATCGCCGCGAGGTAGGTGTCGAGCGTGGCCTCCACCCGTTCCCGGCGCTCGGCGGGCGCGTCGAGCGCGGCGCGCAGCGCTCCGAGGAGGGCGTCGGTGTGACGCTTGGCCAGAGCGGCGTAGAGTCCGCCCTTGTCGCCGAAGTGGCGGTACAGGATCGGCTTGGTGATACCGGCCTCCGCCGCGATGGCGTTCATCGAGGCGCCCGGGCCGTCGCGGAGCACCACCCGGTCGGCGGCCTCCAGCAGCTCGCGCCGTCGGCGGTCGGCGGA
This region of Streptomyces ortus genomic DNA includes:
- a CDS encoding serine/threonine-protein kinase, which codes for MASGTPQSGVGRVIADRYLLLNRLGSGGMGHVWLAYDQRLACEVALKEIVFRDPGEADHDRSARVARARAEARHAAGLRGHPHVVTVHDVLEHEGLPWIVMEYVAGALDLSALVAQRGAVAPAECARIGLAVLDALTAGHERGVMHRDVKPANILLAPDRTGSPYARVLLTDYGISVRPDGDETRYTLTSALVGTAGYLAPERAQGGPPTAAADLFSLGCTLYYAVEGYGPFDRESGLAALTAAVMEEPRPVLHAGALEPLLSALLTKDPVRRITAEGTEAALSLILTPQPHPRTRLDPASEPPWAGGITRTAAPRTPPAAVPPQSHGGAPQWYAPSGPPSGQAPGPWSGVRGFGPPPAAPGRRRRPRNRARTAVLATALGLALAVGGAWFAMANLPGDGDAKPYGDAVGLSRPLADGDCVATRWTGAPFVGDPELRVVKCLSEEPYGQVMAVFGTASAQDARSAGATRCERRTEETRKKLADVRSYAAVPTADGFERAGHRVACLLLDARGKPLFGPIGNRRPVGMRFSDTATMQKGDCLDRVNDNIAELVSCRGPHQEQVLDFHRMSPDTTLARARRQATTVCRQEVPPDDYGYDPNIYTGSSWVGDSAWASGTHFVVCTAIRRDGGTMERDEP
- a CDS encoding DUF6777 domain-containing protein, producing MKTVVRRLAVLLAAVLILGGCTEQRLFAVRAVAAGIPSLAPFFEEDGSLGKDRRGLAPEEAHSGLQQGNTPGLYGGTRNQRVCDIERLKDFLTDPENRQKAREWARIVGIPPARIGGYLDGLTPVLLRHDTLVRNHDYKKGKAVPYDSLLAAGVAVLVNERGLPAVKCSCGNPLKSFDKDPEKISVTFEDGNRKWAGYEKSDVITVGPASRPLRRIALLDVDDPDTAIDRPVGTTGEEDSTFDATKQHAVPTLAGMTFDRADRALARLGLAVAYAEDGPPPGDATVTGSTPGPGTPLAFGEAVTLNVDADSGAPTDSGSPTDSGSATDSGSPTDSGSATDSGSGSGTTSGPSASPSGKASGRATGSAPGKGTPSDRTSSTPGGGTSSGTGSTASGGGTASSTTATTPTLAESASAGPPASSTAAESPA
- a CDS encoding cytochrome c oxidase assembly protein; this translates as MDHSGHGTSMDLPPFTLGRGLEWSPDPFFLVACLVGLALYGWGVARLVRRGDAWPVGRTVAFVVGVLSVMLVLCTGLNDYGMVMFSVHMVQHMVISMLSPILILLGAPITLALRALPTAGRGRKGPRELLLMLLHSRFMRVVTHPAFTIPLFIASLYALYFSPIFDFLMESRTGHVAMMCHFLAVGLVFFWPIMGVDPGPHRPGYLMRMLELFAGMPFHAFFGIALMMASEPMVETYKNPAASLGIDALSDQNAAGGIAWAFSEIPSVLVLLALLFQWYRSEQRQARRSDRAADRDGDKELEAYNAYLASLNARGN
- a CDS encoding 6-phosphofructokinase; the encoded protein is MRIGVLTSGGDCPGLNAVIRSVVHRAVVDHGDEVIGFRDGWKGLLEGDYLKLDLDAVSGILARGGTILGSSRVQPAHLRDGVERARGHVEELGLDAIIPIGGEGTLKAARLLSDSGLPIVGVPKTIDNDIAVTDVTFGFDTAVGVATEALDRLKTTAESHQRVLIVEVMGRNTGWIALHSGMAAGAHAIVVPERPFDIAELAAKVGERFSAGKKFAIVVAAEGAKPREGTMSYDEGRKDMYGHERFAGIARQLSIELEERLGKEARPVILGHVQRGGTPTAYDRVLATRFGWHAVEAVHRGEFGTMTALRGTDIVMVSLAEAVETLKTVPDERYAEAECVL
- a CDS encoding type 1 glutamine amidotransferase, whose amino-acid sequence is MSDNSLRLVWIYPDLLSTYGDQGNALVVERRARQRGLDVARLDVRSDQPIPTSGDIYLIGGGEDRPQRLAAERLRRDGGLHRAVGNGAIVFSVCAGYQILGHEFINDLGQREPGLGLLDVHSTRGEGERCVGDVLGDIDARLGLPPLTGFENHQGITHLGPTARPFANVRLGKGNGTGDGTEGAYNDTVFGTYMHGPVLARNPLIADLLLKLALDVNALPPIDDRWYEALRSERIAAAQQPA
- a CDS encoding MurT ligase domain-containing protein; this encodes MAGNSDPLSPRAKLAVTAGKAVAAASRAAGRGSGSVIGGRVALKLDPDLLARLAQHLDVILVSATNGKTTTTRLIAEALRAAGPVVSNALGANMPAGITSALAGGSDSRFAVIEVDEKYLSGVARDTAPKCIALLNLSRDQLDRAAETRMMAEHWREGLAGSKAVVVANADDPLVVWAASSSPNVVWVAAGQMWKDDAWSCPSCGGVMQRPGDDWFCGDCGFRRPTPSWALSGDHVLDPHGSAWPIHLQLPGRANKANAASSAAVAAVFGVPPQVALERMYQVQAVAGRYDVVQFMQRDLRLLLAKNPAGWLETFSLIDPPPTPVILSVNARGADGTDTSWLWDVDYTRLTGHPIFVLGDRKLDLAVRLEVANQQFQVCENLDQAVQQAPPGRIEVIANYTAFQDLRRRVGN
- the def gene encoding peptide deformylase produces the protein MRHGSIPGARGRVLPLSLLGDPVLRTRCEEVTEFGPQLARLVENMFATMYAAQGVGLAANQVGESSRVFVYDCPDDDEVRHVGHVVNPRLVEADGVVLRGPEGCLSLPGLEAGTERYDHAVVEGVSLDGAPVRVHGSGWFARCLQHECDHLDGGLYVDRVAGWRRRKVLWQAKRSAWGG
- a CDS encoding TetR family transcriptional regulator, with protein sequence MDTTQRTDQQRSADRRRRELLEAADRVVLRDGPGASMNAIAAEAGITKPILYRHFGDKGGLYAALAKRHTDALLGALRAALDAPAERRERVEATLDTYLAAIEARPQVYRFLMHPSEGGPQNDQGFDMGAYSFPLLRRMGEELADVIEERVDLGPNSQQLARVWGHGIVGMMHAAGDWWLGERPCARADLVQALADLLWGRLAAAGDKAGGPGF